The DNA window CTATATAATTGAAAAAATAAAAGAATGATTTTTAAGGTAACGAAAGGTAAGTGATAGCTATGAGTTATCCTAGAGTTAAGAGAGTTGCGCAAGAAATAAAAAAAGAGATAAGCGATATAATTATGAATAATATGAAAGATCCCAGACTGACGAGTATGGTAAGTATAACTAGGGTGGACCTGACAAAAGATTTCAAATATGCAAAAGTATATTTAAGTATAATGGGTAGTGAAGAAGAAACAGAAAATAGTTTACAAGTGTTAAAAAACGCAAGGGGCTATATAAGGAAAGAGCTAGGGAAAAGGATGAAAATACGACATATACCTGAATTGGAATTTATCCATGATAGATCTGTTGAGTATAGCATCTACATCGAAAACCTTATCAAAAAGGTTAACAAAGATCAGGAGGAATAACTGACTTATGGACGATATCCAAAGAATTGTGGGGGAAATAAAAAACGCAAACAATATTGCTATGGCATGTCATATAATGCCTGACGGGGATAGCCTGGGCTCTTTACTTGCTCTATCTAGAGCTTTATGCTTGTTAAATATAAAAAATACTATGTATATTGATTATAATATTCCGGATAAATTCGGGTTTTTGTATGGAATAAATGAAATAAAGCCATATAGTGCAAACAACAAATCTGATTACGACATATTTATCGCTTTGGATTGTGGTGATAAGGAGAGATTGGGCAGATGCCAATCTCTGATTGAGTCAAGCGATTGTACAATAAATATTGACCACCATGCATCGAATACTATGTTTGGTGACTATAACTATGTAGATAAACATGCTGCTGCTACTGGGGAGATAATTTTCAATATTTTAACTCATTTAGATATTGATATAGATACCAATATAGCAGAATGCCTATATACCGCTATTGCTACTGATACCGGCAATTTTTCTTACTCTAATACTACCTCTGATACTCATATTATAGCTGGAAAGCTTCTTGAGTATGACATTGATGTAGATTATATAACTTTGCAGCTGTTCAGGAAAAAAAATAAAAAAGATATAGTCTTATTGAAAAAAGTACTGGATACCCTTGAATACTATAGTGATGATAAGATTGCCAGTATAGAATTAAAAAAAGATATGAT is part of the Clostridia bacterium genome and encodes:
- the rbfA gene encoding 30S ribosome-binding factor RbfA; amino-acid sequence: MSYPRVKRVAQEIKKEISDIIMNNMKDPRLTSMVSITRVDLTKDFKYAKVYLSIMGSEEETENSLQVLKNARGYIRKELGKRMKIRHIPELEFIHDRSVEYSIYIENLIKKVNKDQEE
- a CDS encoding bifunctional oligoribonuclease/PAP phosphatase NrnA, which translates into the protein MDDIQRIVGEIKNANNIAMACHIMPDGDSLGSLLALSRALCLLNIKNTMYIDYNIPDKFGFLYGINEIKPYSANNKSDYDIFIALDCGDKERLGRCQSLIESSDCTINIDHHASNTMFGDYNYVDKHAAATGEIIFNILTHLDIDIDTNIAECLYTAIATDTGNFSYSNTTSDTHIIAGKLLEYDIDVDYITLQLFRKKNKKDIVLLKKVLDTLEYYSDDKIASIELKKDMITGQDYDSCETQGIIGMVRDIEGVEIAVFFKQVNENEIKVGLRSKNKYNVKDIAVQFNGGGHDKAAGFTLDTDLYTCKRMVIKKLIETINED